The proteins below come from a single Arthrobacter sp. zg-Y1171 genomic window:
- the hemL gene encoding glutamate-1-semialdehyde 2,1-aminomutase has protein sequence MSSPVSSSEELFDRARALMPGGVNSPVRAFGSVGGTPRFMVSAKGPYITDSEGREYVDLVCSWGPALVGHSHPDVLAAVHAAVDNGLSFGASTPAEAELAQLVMDRVPGVKRLRMVSTGTEATMTAIRLARGYTGRNLVIKFAGCYHGHLDGLLASAGSGLATLALPGSAGVTEATAAETLVLPYNDVSAVEKAFAEHGANIAAVITEAAPANMGVVTPDEGFNAALSRITAEHGALLILDEVLTGFRTGPAGYWGLTGGAADATEPWTPDLFTFGKVIGGGMPVAALGGRADVMDYLAPLGPVYQAGTLSGNPIAMAAGVATLKAATAEVYANVDARSAELSAAVSAELDKAGVDHSIQRAGSLFSVAFGTSATGVHNYEQAQAQEAFRYRPFFHSMLDAGVYLPPSVFEAWFLSGAHDDAAMNRIYAALPAAAQAAAAAQP, from the coding sequence ATGTCCTCACCTGTCTCCTCGTCCGAAGAACTCTTTGACCGCGCCCGGGCCCTGATGCCCGGAGGCGTGAACTCCCCGGTCCGGGCCTTCGGCTCCGTGGGCGGCACGCCGCGCTTCATGGTCTCTGCCAAGGGCCCGTACATCACCGATTCCGAGGGCCGCGAATACGTGGACCTGGTCTGCTCCTGGGGGCCGGCGCTGGTGGGCCACTCCCACCCGGACGTCCTGGCCGCCGTCCACGCAGCCGTGGACAACGGACTGTCCTTCGGTGCGTCCACCCCGGCCGAAGCCGAGCTGGCGCAGCTGGTCATGGACCGGGTGCCCGGCGTGAAGCGCCTGCGCATGGTGTCCACCGGCACCGAAGCCACCATGACCGCCATCCGGCTGGCCCGCGGCTACACCGGCCGGAACCTGGTCATCAAGTTCGCCGGCTGCTACCACGGCCACCTCGACGGGCTGCTCGCCTCCGCCGGCTCCGGCCTGGCCACCCTGGCGCTGCCCGGATCGGCGGGCGTCACCGAAGCGACCGCCGCGGAAACCCTGGTACTGCCGTACAACGACGTGTCCGCCGTCGAAAAGGCGTTCGCCGAGCACGGCGCCAACATTGCCGCCGTGATCACCGAAGCCGCCCCGGCGAACATGGGCGTGGTCACTCCGGACGAGGGCTTCAACGCCGCCCTGTCCCGGATCACGGCCGAGCACGGCGCGCTGCTGATCCTCGACGAGGTACTCACCGGGTTCCGCACCGGACCGGCCGGCTACTGGGGCCTGACCGGCGGCGCAGCCGACGCAACGGAACCGTGGACGCCGGACCTGTTCACCTTCGGCAAGGTGATCGGCGGCGGCATGCCCGTGGCAGCCCTGGGCGGCCGGGCAGACGTGATGGATTACCTCGCCCCGCTGGGCCCGGTCTACCAGGCCGGCACCCTCTCGGGTAACCCGATTGCGATGGCGGCCGGCGTCGCCACGCTGAAGGCCGCCACCGCCGAGGTCTACGCCAACGTTGACGCCCGTTCCGCGGAGCTCTCCGCCGCAGTGTCCGCCGAACTGGACAAGGCCGGCGTGGACCACAGCATCCAGCGCGCCGGAAGCCTCTTCAGCGTCGCCTTCGGCACGTCCGCCACCGGCGTGCACAACTACGAGCAGGCGCAGGCGCAGGAGGCCTTCCGGTATCGGCCGTTCTTCCACTCGATGCTCGACGCCGGCGTGTACCTGCCGCCGTCGGTGTTCGAGGCCTGGTTCCTGTCCGGTGCCCACGACGACGCCGCGATGAACCGGATCTACGCAGCGCTGCCGGCTGCCGCCCAGGCCGCGGCTGCGGCGCAGCCGTAA
- the hemB gene encoding porphobilinogen synthase — MSFPQHRPRRLRTTPAMRRLTAEFRLDPAELILPVFVREGITEPNPLTSMPGVVQHTMDSLKKAASEAAGLGIGGIMLFGIPAERDAVGSAGTDPNGILNRGIAAVRGEVGDDLVIMSDVCLDEFTDHGHCGVLDEHGVVDNDATLEIYGRMAVEQARAGAHVLGPSGMMDGQIAVIRHALDTAGFTDVSLFAYAAKYASAFYGPFREAVDSQLKGDRRTYQMDASNRREALLEVELDLEEGADMVMVKPAMSYLDVLADVAAMSPVPVGAYQISGEYAMIEAAAANGWIDRRRAIEESVLGIKRAGANMILTYWATDLAAWLKESK, encoded by the coding sequence ATGAGCTTCCCCCAGCACCGTCCCCGCCGCCTCCGCACCACCCCCGCCATGCGGCGGCTGACCGCCGAATTCCGGCTGGATCCGGCTGAACTGATCCTTCCGGTCTTCGTCCGTGAGGGCATCACCGAGCCCAACCCGCTCACCTCCATGCCCGGCGTCGTCCAGCACACCATGGACAGCCTGAAGAAGGCTGCTTCGGAAGCGGCAGGGCTGGGCATCGGCGGCATCATGCTGTTCGGCATCCCCGCCGAGCGTGACGCCGTCGGCAGCGCGGGCACCGATCCCAACGGCATCCTCAACCGCGGCATCGCGGCCGTCCGCGGGGAAGTCGGCGACGACCTCGTCATCATGAGCGATGTCTGCCTGGACGAATTCACCGATCACGGACACTGCGGCGTGCTGGACGAACACGGTGTCGTGGACAATGACGCCACGCTGGAAATCTACGGCCGGATGGCGGTGGAGCAGGCCCGCGCCGGCGCGCACGTGCTGGGCCCGTCGGGCATGATGGACGGACAGATCGCCGTCATCCGCCACGCCCTGGATACCGCCGGTTTCACCGACGTCTCCCTGTTCGCCTACGCCGCGAAGTACGCCTCCGCGTTCTACGGTCCCTTCCGCGAAGCCGTGGACTCCCAGCTGAAGGGTGACCGCCGGACCTACCAGATGGACGCCTCGAACCGCCGCGAGGCCCTCCTCGAAGTGGAGCTGGACCTCGAAGAAGGCGCCGATATGGTGATGGTCAAGCCGGCCATGAGCTATCTCGACGTGCTGGCCGACGTGGCCGCCATGTCCCCGGTGCCGGTGGGCGCTTACCAGATCTCCGGCGAGTACGCGATGATTGAAGCTGCCGCCGCCAACGGCTGGATTGACCGCCGCCGGGCCATCGAAGAGTCCGTGCTGGGCATCAAGCGGGCCGGCGCCAACATGATTCTCACCTACTGGGCCACCGATCTGGCGGCCTGGCTGAAGGAAAGCAAGTAA
- a CDS encoding uroporphyrinogen-III synthase — protein sequence MAARHNGPDLAGLNVVLPRTPDRASAMVRELQDCGASVTLMPLIDFQFPADTALLDRALNSLKAGRFAWVVFTSVTTVRAVTRRCAALGVCPEALVPADTRIAAVGAGTRQALEEVGFDIDFLPDTDQSARGLAASWPDPSGSDPEGGDLRVLLPQADIADPSLHEALTALGWEVRAVTAYCTVDYPATGVRFTPAVTGGGLLDPESFAASAPAGRRAVVLTSPSIARRFVRRCVPVPAGTLLVAIGDSTAARMRELGAAPAAVAKQPTPAGIAHALSVAMSTGPTP from the coding sequence ATGGCGGCCAGACACAACGGTCCGGACCTCGCCGGACTGAACGTTGTCCTACCACGCACCCCGGACCGGGCTTCGGCCATGGTCCGGGAACTGCAGGACTGCGGGGCGTCGGTGACGCTGATGCCCCTGATCGATTTCCAGTTCCCCGCGGACACCGCACTGCTGGACCGCGCACTGAATTCGTTGAAGGCCGGACGGTTCGCCTGGGTGGTCTTCACCAGTGTCACCACCGTTCGGGCCGTGACCCGCCGGTGTGCAGCGCTGGGCGTCTGCCCCGAGGCCCTGGTGCCCGCCGATACCCGGATCGCGGCAGTCGGTGCCGGAACGCGGCAGGCCCTGGAAGAAGTCGGCTTCGATATCGATTTCCTGCCGGACACTGACCAGTCCGCCCGCGGCCTGGCCGCATCCTGGCCGGATCCCTCCGGGTCGGATCCGGAGGGCGGCGACCTGCGGGTGCTGCTGCCGCAGGCCGATATTGCCGACCCGTCCCTGCATGAGGCACTGACCGCCCTGGGCTGGGAGGTCCGCGCCGTCACCGCGTACTGCACGGTGGACTACCCGGCCACCGGCGTGCGCTTCACCCCGGCGGTGACCGGGGGAGGACTGCTGGACCCCGAGTCCTTCGCCGCGTCGGCACCGGCCGGACGCCGCGCCGTCGTCCTCACCTCCCCGAGCATCGCCCGACGGTTCGTCCGGCGCTGTGTGCCGGTACCGGCCGGAACGCTGCTGGTGGCCATCGGCGACAGCACGGCTGCGCGGATGCGTGAACTGGGTGCGGCGCCGGCTGCCGTGGCGAAGCAGCCAACGCCGGCGGGAATAGCCCACGCACTCTCCGTTGCTATGTCTACGGGTCCTACTCCCTAG
- the hemC gene encoding hydroxymethylbilane synthase, giving the protein MAHSPVLIGTRGSALAVTQTTTVAEALSGLGGFDVELVRVRTEGDINRAALSQIGGTGVFVAALRESLLRGDCDVAVHSLKDLPTSPADGLALGAIPERVDVRDVLCARDGLTLAQLPAGAKIGTGSPRRAAQLRAARPDIEIVDIRGNVDTRLGRVAGLVEGAPGDLDAVVLAAAGLARLGRLNMVTEFIDPAVMLPAPGQGALAVECRADDAVEGQLATALAAYDHRESRLAVAAERAMLGRLEAGCTAPVGALASVAAEGITLEAVVCSDDGTRLMRRTGVAGQLTEDAARALGVQVAEELLAAGAAQLTDLPAS; this is encoded by the coding sequence GTGGCGCACTCGCCCGTCCTGATCGGCACCCGCGGCAGCGCCCTGGCCGTCACCCAAACCACCACCGTGGCCGAGGCACTGTCCGGGCTCGGCGGCTTCGACGTCGAACTGGTCCGCGTGCGCACCGAGGGCGACATCAACCGTGCCGCCCTGTCGCAGATCGGCGGCACCGGCGTGTTCGTTGCCGCGCTGCGCGAGTCACTGCTGCGCGGAGACTGCGATGTTGCCGTGCACTCGCTCAAGGATCTGCCCACCTCCCCGGCGGACGGCCTTGCCCTGGGCGCCATTCCGGAACGGGTGGATGTCCGCGACGTGCTGTGTGCCCGTGACGGACTGACCCTGGCACAGCTTCCCGCCGGTGCGAAGATCGGCACCGGTTCCCCGCGCCGGGCAGCCCAGCTGCGGGCCGCCCGCCCGGACATCGAGATCGTGGACATCCGCGGCAACGTGGATACCCGCCTCGGCCGGGTTGCCGGCCTGGTCGAAGGCGCCCCCGGCGACCTCGACGCCGTGGTGCTGGCGGCCGCCGGCCTGGCCCGGCTGGGCCGCCTGAACATGGTTACCGAGTTCATTGATCCCGCCGTGATGCTTCCCGCCCCCGGGCAGGGAGCGCTGGCCGTGGAATGCCGTGCGGACGACGCCGTTGAAGGGCAGCTCGCGACGGCACTTGCCGCGTACGACCACCGCGAAAGCCGCCTTGCGGTGGCAGCCGAACGGGCCATGCTCGGCAGGCTTGAAGCAGGGTGCACGGCTCCGGTCGGTGCGCTGGCCAGTGTCGCAGCCGAAGGCATCACGCTCGAAGCCGTGGTCTGCAGCGACGACGGTACCCGGCTGATGCGCCGCACCGGCGTTGCCGGGCAGCTCACCGAAGACGCCGCCCGCGCCTTGGGCGTGCAGGTTGCCGAGGAGCTGCTTGCGGCCGGCGCCGCGCAGCTCACGGACCTGCCTGCCAGCTGA
- a CDS encoding ferrochelatase translates to MTSAVSNEPAFDPFEGVDENGRMAPKHYDAILLASFGGPEGQEDVIPFLRNVTAGRGIPDERLEEVATHYRANGGISPINEQNRALKAALEAELARRGVELPVLWGNRNWAPYIKDVLQEAYDAGHRRILMVTTSVYSSYSSCRQYREDLGMNLLKTGLDKKLHVDKVRQYFDHPGFVEPFIEGVRGSVAKVREQLAAQGVENGKIEILFSTHSIPTADAEASGPRDREFEEGSAYVAQHLANARAIMDRIPEAAGLDWQLVYQSRSGAPHIPWLEPDINDAIAELPAKGVNGVVIVPLGFVSDHMEVLWDLDTEAMATCRELGLAADRTPTPGIHETFVSGLVDLLQERTLENNIAIRPALTELGPWYDVCRPGCCANLRGEKPTIAGADSTVGVQ, encoded by the coding sequence ATGACATCCGCTGTTTCCAACGAGCCTGCCTTCGACCCCTTTGAGGGCGTCGACGAAAACGGCCGCATGGCCCCGAAGCATTACGACGCCATCCTGCTGGCCTCCTTCGGCGGTCCGGAAGGCCAGGAAGATGTCATTCCCTTCCTGCGCAACGTCACCGCCGGCCGCGGCATCCCCGACGAGCGGCTGGAGGAAGTGGCCACCCACTACCGCGCCAACGGCGGCATCAGCCCCATCAATGAGCAGAACCGTGCGCTGAAGGCTGCCCTGGAAGCAGAGCTGGCACGCCGCGGCGTCGAACTCCCCGTCCTCTGGGGCAACCGGAACTGGGCTCCCTACATCAAGGACGTCCTGCAGGAGGCCTACGACGCCGGCCACCGCCGCATCCTCATGGTCACCACCAGCGTCTACTCCTCGTACTCGAGCTGCCGCCAGTACCGCGAAGACCTGGGCATGAACCTGTTGAAGACCGGCCTGGACAAGAAGCTGCACGTGGACAAGGTCCGCCAGTACTTTGACCACCCGGGCTTCGTGGAACCCTTCATCGAAGGCGTCCGCGGGTCCGTGGCGAAGGTCCGCGAGCAGCTTGCGGCCCAGGGCGTGGAAAACGGGAAGATCGAGATCCTCTTCTCCACCCACTCCATCCCCACCGCCGACGCCGAAGCCTCCGGCCCGCGCGACCGGGAGTTCGAAGAAGGCAGCGCCTACGTTGCCCAGCACCTGGCCAACGCCCGCGCCATCATGGACCGGATCCCCGAAGCCGCGGGCCTGGACTGGCAGCTGGTCTACCAGTCCCGCTCCGGCGCCCCGCACATCCCCTGGCTGGAACCGGACATCAACGACGCGATTGCCGAACTGCCCGCCAAGGGCGTCAACGGCGTGGTGATTGTTCCGCTGGGCTTCGTCAGCGACCACATGGAAGTCCTCTGGGACCTCGATACCGAGGCCATGGCTACCTGCCGGGAACTGGGCCTGGCGGCTGACCGCACCCCGACCCCGGGCATCCACGAGACCTTCGTGTCCGGCCTGGTGGACCTGCTGCAGGAACGCACCCTGGAAAACAACATCGCCATCCGCCCCGCCCTGACCGAACTCGGTCCGTGGTACGACGTCTGCCGCCCCGGCTGCTGCGCGAACCTGCGCGGCGAAAAGCCGACCATTGCAGGCGCCGATTCCACAGTGGGCGTCCAGTAG
- the hemQ gene encoding hydrogen peroxide-dependent heme synthase — MSETMDRSAAGTAGNDEQFFTLWTVFKRSSMPKAPVSNGAVDAFEALTKDLAASNVTLRGLYDVSAMRVDADVMVWLHGSAPEALQAALRQIRRSELFAGTEIAWSAMGVHRDAEFSKNHWPSFARGIDPETWICVYPFVRSYEWYQLPAEERGKMLRDHGMLGREFPQVLANTVASFALGDWEWILGLEAPNLVDLVDMMRHLRATEARNHVREEVPFYTGRRIPAAEVAEVLK; from the coding sequence ATGAGTGAGACGATGGACCGCAGCGCCGCCGGAACGGCCGGCAACGACGAACAGTTCTTTACCCTCTGGACCGTTTTCAAGCGGTCCTCCATGCCGAAAGCGCCGGTCTCGAACGGTGCAGTTGATGCCTTCGAGGCCCTGACCAAGGACCTGGCAGCCAGCAACGTCACGCTCCGCGGCCTGTACGACGTCTCCGCCATGCGCGTGGATGCCGACGTGATGGTGTGGCTGCACGGCAGCGCGCCGGAAGCGCTGCAGGCGGCCCTGCGGCAGATCCGCCGGTCCGAGCTGTTTGCCGGCACCGAGATCGCCTGGTCCGCCATGGGCGTGCACCGCGACGCGGAGTTCTCCAAGAACCACTGGCCGTCCTTCGCCCGGGGCATCGATCCCGAGACCTGGATCTGCGTTTACCCGTTTGTCCGCTCCTACGAGTGGTACCAGCTGCCCGCCGAGGAACGCGGCAAGATGCTGCGCGACCACGGCATGCTCGGCCGCGAATTCCCCCAGGTCCTGGCCAACACCGTGGCCTCCTTCGCCCTGGGCGACTGGGAATGGATCCTGGGCCTTGAAGCCCCCAACCTGGTGGACCTCGTCGACATGATGCGCCACCTGCGCGCCACCGAGGCCCGCAACCACGTCCGTGAAGAAGTCCCGTTCTATACCGGCCGGCGTATTCCGGCCGCCGAAGTTGCCGAGGTACTCAAATGA
- the hemG gene encoding protoporphyrinogen oxidase, which yields MPHRFLTKPEKAAKAESAGGPVPSGPTAVVIGGGISGLIAARDLQRAGVQVTVVEASDRFGGCVGRHEVAGVQLDSGAESFATRSPAVPDLVGELGLADAVVLPNPAGSWLQLAAQDLPSGAQQMPSSGLLGIPADPRHPDIVRALGRAGAARAAMDKVLPVGNLSRRPSMSLGEVVRARMGEAVLRRLVTPVVGGVYSSDPDVLDVDSVAPGLRSAISRHGSLGAAVGAMRAAAPAGSAVAGLDGGMGRLTEALVADLETSGARLRSGIRAESLARGAEGWRIHCSGGPELAADAVVVAAEGPAAVDLLATALPEVAAYRPQPGPGVALVTLVVDLPELDAMPRGTGVLVSREVDGIDAKAMTHATAKWQWLADSTGPGTHVLRLSYGRALSPEDPAAEPSHVARADDDLFRQAVADASGLLQVRIKADDVVGWDVVRWVGALPSAAVGHKDRVDAVRAAVAESPGLEAVGAWLAGTGLAAVTADTRTRMAALANALL from the coding sequence ATGCCCCACCGTTTCCTCACCAAGCCGGAAAAAGCCGCAAAGGCGGAATCCGCAGGCGGCCCGGTCCCGAGCGGTCCCACGGCCGTTGTTATAGGCGGCGGCATTTCCGGCCTCATCGCAGCCCGGGACCTGCAGCGCGCAGGCGTCCAGGTGACCGTGGTGGAGGCCTCGGACCGGTTCGGCGGCTGCGTCGGCCGGCACGAGGTGGCCGGCGTGCAGCTGGACAGCGGCGCGGAATCCTTCGCCACGCGGTCACCGGCCGTTCCGGACCTGGTGGGGGAACTTGGCCTGGCAGACGCGGTGGTCCTGCCCAATCCGGCCGGGTCATGGCTGCAGCTGGCCGCCCAGGACCTGCCGTCGGGAGCACAGCAGATGCCGAGCAGCGGCCTGCTCGGTATTCCCGCAGACCCCCGCCATCCTGACATTGTCCGTGCCCTGGGCCGCGCGGGAGCCGCCCGGGCAGCCATGGACAAGGTCCTGCCGGTGGGTAACCTGAGCCGCCGCCCGTCCATGAGCCTGGGGGAAGTGGTGCGGGCCCGAATGGGTGAAGCAGTGCTTCGCAGGCTCGTCACTCCGGTGGTCGGCGGCGTCTATTCCTCCGACCCCGACGTGCTCGACGTCGACTCCGTGGCACCGGGCCTGCGCTCTGCGATCTCCCGGCACGGCTCCCTGGGGGCGGCGGTCGGCGCGATGCGCGCGGCGGCCCCTGCCGGTTCGGCCGTGGCCGGACTCGACGGCGGAATGGGCCGGCTGACCGAAGCGCTGGTCGCCGATCTGGAAACCTCCGGTGCCCGCCTGCGCTCCGGCATCCGCGCCGAATCCCTTGCCAGGGGTGCCGAAGGGTGGCGGATCCACTGCAGCGGCGGGCCGGAACTGGCAGCCGACGCCGTGGTGGTGGCGGCCGAAGGCCCGGCAGCTGTTGACCTCCTGGCCACCGCGCTGCCCGAGGTGGCGGCCTATCGTCCGCAGCCGGGACCGGGGGTTGCCCTGGTAACCCTGGTGGTGGACCTGCCGGAACTGGACGCCATGCCGCGCGGCACCGGCGTCCTGGTGTCCAGGGAAGTGGACGGCATCGATGCGAAGGCAATGACCCACGCCACCGCCAAATGGCAGTGGCTCGCCGATTCCACCGGCCCGGGCACGCATGTGCTGCGCCTTTCCTACGGGCGGGCGCTCTCGCCGGAGGACCCCGCAGCGGAACCCTCGCACGTGGCCCGCGCCGACGACGACCTCTTCCGCCAGGCCGTGGCCGACGCGTCCGGTCTGCTGCAGGTGCGCATCAAGGCCGACGACGTCGTCGGGTGGGACGTGGTCCGGTGGGTGGGCGCACTGCCCTCCGCCGCCGTAGGGCATAAGGACCGGGTGGACGCCGTCCGCGCGGCGGTGGCCGAATCGCCCGGACTGGAAGCGGTGGGAGCCTGGCTGGCCGGAACCGGACTGGCCGCGGTCACCGCCGACACCCGCACCCGAATGGCAGCGCTCGCCAACGCACTGCTGTGA
- the hemE gene encoding uroporphyrinogen decarboxylase codes for MTLSATHPLLDGRTADSPLITAYRGGTPARRPVWFMRQAGRSLPEYLKARQGIGMLESCLRPELAAEITLQPVRRHDVDAGIFFSDIVIPLKLAGVDVDIVPGVGPVLGSPVRTAADVAALPRLTEEALEPIREAVRLTVAELGSKPLIGFAGAPFTLAAYMVEGKPSRDHLGPRTMMHADPDAWQALTAWAADASGMFLRAQLEAGASAGQLFDSWAGSLGLADYVKHVAPASSRALDHVRGLGAPLVHFGTGTSELLVAMRDVGVDVVGVDYRLPLDEANRRLGGTTPLQGNIDPALLSAPWDILEAHVREVLAAGADAPGHVVNLGHGVPPETDAGVLTRVVELIHSVEP; via the coding sequence ATGACTCTTAGCGCCACGCACCCGCTGCTGGACGGCCGGACGGCCGATTCCCCCCTGATCACCGCGTACCGCGGCGGAACCCCCGCCCGCCGCCCGGTGTGGTTTATGCGTCAGGCCGGCAGGTCCCTGCCCGAGTACCTGAAAGCCAGGCAGGGGATCGGCATGCTGGAATCCTGCCTCCGGCCCGAGCTGGCGGCGGAGATCACCCTGCAGCCGGTGCGCCGGCACGACGTGGATGCGGGCATCTTCTTTTCCGACATCGTTATTCCGCTGAAACTGGCCGGCGTGGACGTAGACATCGTTCCCGGCGTCGGACCGGTGCTGGGCAGTCCGGTGCGTACCGCCGCCGACGTCGCCGCCCTGCCGCGGCTGACCGAAGAGGCCCTGGAACCGATCCGGGAAGCCGTGCGGCTGACGGTTGCCGAGCTTGGTTCCAAGCCGTTGATCGGATTCGCCGGCGCGCCGTTCACCCTGGCCGCCTACATGGTCGAGGGCAAGCCGTCCCGCGACCACCTCGGCCCGCGCACCATGATGCACGCTGATCCCGATGCCTGGCAGGCGCTGACCGCCTGGGCCGCCGACGCGTCCGGAATGTTCCTGCGCGCGCAGCTGGAAGCAGGCGCCAGCGCCGGCCAGCTCTTCGACTCCTGGGCCGGTTCCCTTGGTTTGGCCGACTACGTCAAGCACGTAGCGCCTGCCTCCTCCCGTGCCTTGGACCATGTGCGCGGCCTCGGCGCCCCGCTGGTGCATTTCGGCACCGGCACGTCCGAGCTGCTGGTGGCCATGCGCGACGTCGGCGTGGACGTTGTCGGCGTGGATTACCGGCTGCCGCTGGACGAAGCCAACCGCCGCCTCGGCGGCACGACGCCGCTGCAGGGCAATATTGACCCGGCACTGCTGAGCGCCCCGTGGGACATCCTCGAAGCACACGTCCGCGAGGTCCTTGCTGCAGGCGCGGACGCTCCCGGCCACGTGGTCAACCTGGGCCACGGCGTGCCGCCGGAAACCGACGCCGGCGTCCTGACGCGGGTGGTCGAACTGATCCATTCTGTGGAGCCGTAG
- a CDS encoding glutamyl-tRNA reductase, protein MVLLSLIATHTDVDLETVARLSAGASEVSSSLVDSGTAVSGSVVLATCNRLEVYCETGSEADIEAARSAVVAEISRHSGMSEDLVSRSFATNTGESVPQHLFAVGAGLDSAVVGEREIAGQVRRALIEAQESGTASGGLTRLFQTASRTAKDVGALTALGKRGLSIVSVALGLATDLSEDRDWSRKSVVVFGTGAYAGATMALLKERGCTDISVYSSSNRAESFAASRGGKPLTRSSLPEALTRADVVIGCSGSDSQVSAEDVRRVRAAAGKPLIIIDLALTHDFDPAVREIDGVELITLESVRLAAPAEQAESLKQASTIVADAAKNFAKQQLSREMDSAIVALRRHTLDVLESELEKVRAQHGCTGAAQEVEFAMRRMVKQLLHVPTVRARELAASGQQEDYIRGLEALYGITVERSDDAAPAKRAGSPADDGAAGSDDDAESKSA, encoded by the coding sequence GTGGTTCTACTTTCCCTCATTGCTACGCACACCGACGTAGACCTGGAGACTGTCGCCCGGCTGAGCGCCGGCGCATCCGAGGTCTCGTCTTCGCTGGTCGATTCCGGAACCGCCGTCTCCGGCTCCGTTGTCCTCGCTACCTGCAACCGGCTGGAGGTGTATTGCGAAACCGGTTCGGAAGCGGACATTGAAGCCGCCCGTTCCGCCGTTGTTGCAGAAATCAGCCGGCACTCCGGCATGAGCGAAGACCTGGTCTCCCGCTCCTTTGCCACGAACACCGGCGAGTCCGTTCCCCAGCACCTGTTTGCCGTCGGCGCGGGCCTGGATTCCGCCGTCGTCGGCGAACGCGAAATCGCCGGCCAGGTGCGCCGGGCACTGATTGAAGCCCAGGAGAGCGGAACCGCCAGCGGCGGCCTCACCCGCCTATTCCAGACCGCTTCCCGCACCGCCAAGGACGTCGGCGCCCTTACAGCCCTCGGTAAACGGGGGCTTTCCATTGTTTCGGTTGCCCTGGGCCTGGCCACGGACCTGTCCGAGGACCGCGACTGGTCCCGGAAGTCGGTGGTCGTGTTCGGCACCGGTGCCTACGCCGGCGCCACCATGGCCCTGCTCAAGGAGCGGGGCTGCACCGACATCAGTGTCTACTCCTCCTCCAACCGCGCAGAGTCCTTCGCCGCCTCCCGCGGCGGGAAGCCCCTGACCCGTTCGTCCCTGCCCGAGGCACTGACCCGGGCCGACGTCGTCATCGGCTGCAGCGGCAGCGACAGCCAGGTCAGCGCCGAAGATGTCCGCCGCGTCCGTGCAGCGGCCGGCAAGCCGCTGATCATCATTGACCTTGCCCTGACACATGACTTCGATCCGGCCGTCCGCGAGATCGACGGCGTCGAGCTGATCACCCTGGAGTCCGTCCGGCTGGCCGCACCGGCCGAGCAGGCCGAATCGCTGAAGCAGGCGAGCACCATCGTCGCCGATGCCGCGAAGAACTTTGCGAAGCAGCAGCTCAGCCGCGAAATGGACTCAGCCATCGTCGCCCTGCGCCGGCACACCCTGGACGTGCTGGAATCGGAGCTGGAGAAGGTCCGCGCCCAGCACGGGTGCACCGGAGCGGCACAGGAAGTGGAGTTCGCCATGCGCCGCATGGTCAAGCAGCTGCTCCACGTTCCCACCGTCCGCGCCCGGGAACTGGCCGCAAGCGGCCAGCAGGAGGACTACATCCGGGGCCTTGAGGCCCTGTACGGGATCACGGTGGAGCGCAGCGACGACGCGGCGCCCGCCAAGCGTGCCGGTTCCCCTGCCGACGACGGCGCCGCCGGCTCGGATGACGACGCCGAGTCGAAGTCCGCGTAG